The following proteins come from a genomic window of Microbacterium sp. SY138:
- a CDS encoding NCS2 family permease yields MTTAPPAPASTEPKNSLDRFFEISKRGSTIGTEIRGGLVTFVTMAYIVILNPIILSGKPDVAGDMLSFNAVGAATALTAGVMTILFGLVTRLPFGFAAGLGINAFVAFSVVGQVTWPEAMALVMINGVVIVLLAATGLRKAIFDAVPFQLKIAITVGIGLFIAFIGFVNSGFVTATGASSPPVGLGVNGSVATVPTLLFVITLLLTGILVALKIKGGMLIGLIGGTVLAVIVEAIWHIGARGFDDEGNVVNPGGWGLTVPALDGSPVGVPDLSLIGAVDFSFDLSKVSLVAIVMIVFTLLFTNFFDAMGTMTGLAKEANLADDNGDFPRIKSALVVEGVGAIAGGATSSSSSTVFIESGAGIGEGARTGLANVVTGVVFLIAMFLTPLTSIVPTEIAAAALIIVGAMMMAQIRYIDFSDFRVLLPVFLTVSVMPLTYSIANGIGAGFVSWVLIHAFSGKAKSISPLLWVVGAGFLIFFARGPIEALFGVGI; encoded by the coding sequence ATGACAACTGCCCCGCCCGCCCCGGCATCCACCGAACCCAAGAACTCCCTGGACCGCTTCTTCGAGATCAGCAAGCGCGGATCCACGATCGGCACCGAGATCCGAGGGGGTCTGGTGACATTCGTCACGATGGCCTACATCGTGATCCTGAACCCGATCATCCTCTCCGGCAAGCCCGATGTCGCCGGAGACATGCTCAGCTTCAACGCCGTGGGCGCCGCCACCGCGCTGACCGCCGGTGTGATGACGATCCTGTTCGGACTGGTCACGCGCCTCCCGTTCGGTTTCGCCGCCGGCCTCGGCATCAACGCCTTCGTCGCGTTCTCGGTCGTCGGCCAGGTGACCTGGCCCGAGGCCATGGCGCTGGTGATGATCAACGGTGTCGTCATCGTGCTGCTCGCCGCCACCGGGCTGCGGAAGGCGATCTTCGACGCGGTGCCGTTCCAGCTGAAGATCGCGATCACGGTCGGTATCGGCCTCTTCATCGCGTTCATCGGCTTCGTCAACTCCGGCTTCGTCACGGCGACCGGCGCCTCGTCTCCTCCGGTCGGCCTCGGCGTGAACGGATCGGTCGCGACCGTTCCGACCCTGCTGTTCGTCATCACCCTCCTCCTCACCGGCATCCTCGTCGCCCTCAAGATCAAGGGCGGCATGCTGATCGGACTCATCGGCGGGACCGTGCTCGCGGTCATCGTCGAGGCGATCTGGCACATCGGGGCCCGCGGCTTCGACGACGAGGGCAACGTGGTCAACCCGGGCGGCTGGGGGCTCACGGTTCCCGCGCTCGACGGCTCCCCCGTGGGTGTGCCCGACCTCAGCCTGATCGGCGCCGTCGACTTCAGCTTCGACCTGAGCAAGGTCAGCCTCGTCGCGATCGTGATGATCGTCTTCACGCTGCTCTTCACGAACTTCTTCGACGCCATGGGCACCATGACGGGCCTCGCGAAGGAGGCGAACCTCGCCGACGACAACGGCGACTTCCCCCGCATCAAGTCGGCGCTGGTCGTCGAGGGTGTCGGCGCGATCGCCGGTGGCGCGACCTCCTCGTCTTCGAGCACGGTCTTCATCGAGTCGGGCGCCGGTATCGGCGAGGGTGCGCGCACCGGACTCGCGAACGTGGTCACCGGCGTCGTGTTCCTGATCGCGATGTTCCTGACCCCGCTGACGTCGATCGTCCCGACCGAGATCGCCGCTGCCGCGCTGATCATCGTCGGTGCGATGATGATGGCGCAGATCCGCTACATCGACTTCAGCGATTTCCGCGTTCTGCTGCCGGTGTTCCTCACCGTCTCGGTCATGCCGCTGACCTACTCGATCGCGAACGGCATCGGCGCGGGCTTCGTCAGCTGGGTGCTCATCCACGCGTTCTCCGGCAAAGCCAAGTCCATCAGCCCGCTGCTGTGGGTCGTCGGCGCCGGCTTCTTGATCTTCTTCGCCCGAGGTCCGATCGAAGCGCTCTTCGGCGTCGGGATCTGA
- a CDS encoding DUF6350 family protein has product MQRLLVALLAAFDAAIAAAVGLVVLLAPLTLLWTLAFGVTADWGALWPLTGTLWEFGHGVPLEVTIPDELLVALAIPPQAASFAVSITPLAFLLFTLLFAARSGARAAAAGTWLLGSVSGTVVFAAISTGVALTARLDAVQTPLALAIGLPTAVYLVGAVCGAVRVAWEEGDGGVLDRLHDRIDAREDWAPVPVAIVRGTAFTLVGVIGAAALALAVMTLFRGGEVVALFQAARVDALGATVMTLAQLVYLPTLIVWAASWLAGPGFGVGVGTAVSPAGTQLGVVPGIPVFGLLPENSSMWMLIVVLVPIAAGAFAGWAVRSRLVWEGTPLGTMQRAAIAVGIAVVSAGVAGLAAVLANGSMGPGKLADVGPAALPFMLALGLEVLVGAAILLLSPRHRDELAEERTDRWIAEMTEFDPSLASARTAPGIPFSETPTFDDTAPLDDVRGFAPPRHERD; this is encoded by the coding sequence ATGCAACGCCTCCTCGTCGCGCTCCTCGCCGCCTTCGACGCCGCCATCGCTGCGGCCGTCGGTCTCGTCGTGCTGCTCGCGCCGCTGACGCTGCTGTGGACGCTCGCCTTCGGGGTCACGGCCGACTGGGGCGCGCTCTGGCCGCTCACCGGCACGCTCTGGGAGTTCGGCCACGGCGTGCCCCTCGAGGTCACGATCCCGGACGAGCTGCTGGTCGCTCTCGCGATCCCCCCGCAGGCGGCCTCGTTCGCGGTCTCGATCACTCCACTGGCGTTCCTGCTCTTCACCCTGCTTTTCGCCGCCCGCTCGGGTGCCAGGGCCGCGGCAGCCGGAACGTGGCTGCTCGGCTCAGTGTCAGGGACGGTGGTGTTTGCCGCCATCTCCACCGGCGTCGCTTTGACCGCGCGACTGGATGCCGTGCAGACCCCTCTGGCCCTCGCGATCGGGCTCCCCACCGCCGTCTACCTCGTCGGTGCGGTGTGCGGGGCTGTCCGGGTCGCATGGGAAGAGGGGGATGGCGGAGTCCTCGACCGTCTGCACGACCGCATCGACGCCCGCGAGGATTGGGCGCCCGTCCCCGTCGCGATCGTGCGCGGCACAGCCTTCACCCTGGTCGGCGTGATCGGAGCGGCCGCTCTGGCCCTCGCCGTCATGACGCTGTTCCGCGGTGGCGAGGTCGTGGCGCTGTTCCAGGCTGCCCGTGTCGATGCGCTCGGCGCGACCGTGATGACGCTGGCGCAGCTCGTGTATCTCCCGACCCTGATCGTGTGGGCGGCGTCCTGGCTCGCCGGCCCCGGCTTCGGCGTCGGCGTCGGAACCGCGGTCTCGCCCGCCGGTACGCAGTTGGGAGTCGTTCCGGGCATCCCGGTGTTCGGGCTGCTGCCCGAGAACAGTTCGATGTGGATGCTGATCGTGGTGCTCGTCCCGATCGCCGCCGGTGCTTTCGCCGGCTGGGCGGTGCGTTCGCGCCTCGTCTGGGAGGGCACGCCGTTGGGGACGATGCAGCGGGCGGCGATCGCGGTGGGGATCGCCGTCGTCAGCGCAGGGGTCGCGGGCCTCGCCGCGGTGCTCGCGAACGGCTCGATGGGTCCGGGAAAGCTCGCCGATGTCGGTCCCGCGGCTCTTCCGTTCATGCTGGCCCTCGGACTGGAGGTGCTCGTCGGCGCCGCGATCCTGCTGTTGTCACCGCGTCACCGCGATGAGCTGGCCGAGGAGCGTACGGACCGCTGGATCGCCGAGATGACCGAGTTCGACCCGAGCCTCGCATCGGCGCGGACAGCGCCCGGTATCCCCTTCTCCGAGACGCCGACGTTCGACGACACGGCGCCCCTGGACGATGTCCGCGGCTTCGCCCCGCCGCGTCACGAGCGCGATTGA
- the purN gene encoding phosphoribosylglycinamide formyltransferase translates to MLTVAVLISGTGSNLRALLEAARHPDFPARVIVVGADREADGLAHAEEFGIPSFTVPWHEHESREAWGEEVARQLAVWAPDLVVLSGLMRLLPPSLVAQYSPRLINTHPAYLPEFPGAHGVRDALASGAAETGASVIVVDDGVDTGPILAQERVAILEGDTEYSLHERIKPVERRLLIDVVRGIATGALVLDPSS, encoded by the coding sequence GTGCTCACGGTCGCCGTTCTCATCTCGGGCACCGGCTCGAATCTTCGCGCCCTCCTCGAGGCCGCTCGTCACCCCGATTTCCCCGCCAGGGTGATCGTCGTCGGTGCTGACCGTGAGGCGGACGGACTCGCCCACGCCGAGGAATTCGGCATCCCCAGCTTCACCGTGCCCTGGCATGAGCACGAGAGCCGCGAAGCCTGGGGGGAGGAGGTCGCCCGCCAGCTCGCCGTCTGGGCCCCCGATCTCGTGGTGCTCAGCGGCCTCATGCGTCTGCTTCCTCCGTCGCTCGTCGCGCAGTACTCGCCACGCCTCATCAACACCCACCCCGCGTACCTTCCCGAGTTCCCCGGGGCACACGGCGTCCGTGACGCCCTCGCCTCCGGCGCGGCCGAGACCGGTGCCAGCGTGATCGTGGTCGACGACGGTGTCGACACCGGGCCGATCCTGGCGCAGGAACGTGTCGCGATCCTCGAGGGCGACACCGAGTACAGCCTGCACGAACGGATCAAACCCGTCGAACGTCGACTCCTCATCGACGTCGTCCGCGGGATCGCCACCGGCGCGCTCGTCCTCGACCCCTCTTCCTGA
- the purH gene encoding bifunctional phosphoribosylaminoimidazolecarboxamide formyltransferase/IMP cyclohydrolase, which produces MAGPRHDPTLYRDRDTVPIRRALVSVSDKTDLLVLAEALADAGVEIVSTGSTASTIRDAGFPVTDVASVTGVAEMLDGRVKTLHPKIHGGLLADLRLEDHERQLAELDITPFELVVVNLYPFVETVASGAVGDDVVEQIDIGGPAMVRAAAKNHANVAIVVSPQSYPGIISALADGGTSVSQRRELAARAFAHTAAYDTAVASWFAEGTLQDDGDLPTHLTIQAERLATLRYGENSHQRGAIYTRAGGHGIAQATQLQGKEMSYNNYVDADAALRAAYDMVKPAVAIIKHANPCGIATTAPNALDPIASAHLRAHECDPVSAYGGVIAANGTVTLKMAENLKDIFTEVIVAPSFEPAALEVFKAKKNLRLLQLPEDWQQERMDVRLVSGGLLLQDADRFPDDIVSVAKNWELVSGERPSDEEMENLIFAWKACRAVKSNAIVLAKDNATVGVGMGQVNRVDSCRLAVERAGDRAAGSVASSDAFFPFADGAQVLIDAGVTAIVQPGGSVRDEEVVDAARKAGVTMFFTGERHFFH; this is translated from the coding sequence ATGGCCGGCCCCCGCCACGACCCCACGCTCTACCGCGATCGCGACACCGTGCCGATCCGGCGCGCTCTCGTCTCGGTGAGCGACAAGACCGATCTCCTGGTCCTCGCCGAGGCTCTCGCCGACGCGGGCGTCGAGATCGTCTCGACCGGCTCGACGGCATCGACCATCCGCGATGCGGGTTTCCCCGTCACCGACGTCGCCTCCGTCACGGGGGTCGCCGAGATGCTCGACGGTCGCGTCAAGACGCTGCACCCGAAGATCCACGGCGGTCTGCTCGCCGATCTGCGCCTCGAGGATCACGAGCGCCAGCTCGCCGAACTCGACATCACCCCGTTCGAGCTCGTCGTCGTGAATCTCTACCCCTTCGTCGAGACCGTCGCCTCGGGCGCCGTCGGCGATGATGTCGTCGAGCAGATCGACATCGGCGGGCCCGCGATGGTGCGTGCCGCCGCGAAGAATCATGCCAACGTGGCGATCGTGGTCTCACCGCAGTCGTACCCCGGCATCATCTCGGCCCTCGCCGACGGTGGCACATCGGTGTCGCAGCGCCGCGAACTGGCCGCCCGCGCCTTCGCGCACACGGCGGCCTACGACACGGCGGTCGCGTCGTGGTTCGCCGAGGGGACGCTGCAGGATGACGGCGACCTCCCGACCCACCTGACGATCCAGGCCGAGCGCCTTGCCACGCTCCGCTACGGCGAGAACTCGCACCAGCGCGGCGCGATCTACACCCGTGCCGGTGGCCACGGCATCGCCCAGGCGACGCAGCTGCAGGGCAAGGAGATGTCGTACAACAACTACGTCGACGCCGACGCCGCGCTGCGTGCCGCCTACGACATGGTCAAGCCGGCGGTCGCGATCATCAAGCACGCCAATCCGTGCGGCATCGCGACCACCGCGCCGAACGCTCTCGACCCGATCGCCAGCGCCCACCTGCGCGCGCACGAGTGCGACCCGGTCTCCGCATACGGCGGGGTGATCGCGGCCAACGGTACGGTTACCCTCAAGATGGCCGAGAACCTCAAGGACATCTTCACCGAGGTCATCGTCGCGCCGTCGTTCGAGCCGGCCGCGCTCGAGGTGTTCAAGGCGAAGAAGAACCTGCGTCTGCTGCAGCTGCCCGAGGACTGGCAGCAGGAGCGCATGGATGTGCGTCTCGTCTCCGGTGGACTGCTGCTGCAGGACGCCGACCGCTTCCCCGACGACATCGTCTCCGTCGCGAAGAACTGGGAGCTCGTCTCCGGCGAGCGTCCGAGCGACGAGGAGATGGAGAACCTCATCTTCGCGTGGAAGGCGTGCCGCGCGGTGAAGTCGAACGCGATCGTGCTCGCGAAGGACAACGCCACGGTCGGCGTCGGCATGGGCCAGGTCAACCGTGTCGACTCGTGCCGGCTGGCGGTCGAGCGCGCAGGCGACCGCGCCGCCGGATCGGTCGCGTCTTCCGATGCGTTCTTCCCCTTCGCGGACGGCGCCCAGGTCCTGATCGACGCCGGAGTCACGGCGATCGTGCAGCCGGGCGGATCCGTGCGTGATGAGGAGGTCGTCGACGCGGCTCGCAAGGCCGGCGTCACGATGTTCTTCACAGGGGAGCGCCACTTCTTCCACTGA
- a CDS encoding AlkA N-terminal domain-containing protein: MSFPLTDFDERYRAISARDTRFDGQFVTAVRSTGIYCRPSCPARTPKPQNVTFYPTSAAAHEAGYRACKRCLPEAAPGSPAWDIRGDTAARAMRLISDGVVEREGVPGLAARLGYSSRHLTRLLTTELGAGPLALARAHRAHTARMLLVGTDMPISDVAFSAGFASIRQCNDTIREVFGLTPGELRARRRLPASAVPGAIDLVLPYRGPLDASGIFAWMAARAVPGIEETTSTSFSRHLRMSGGPAWFDVRQDDASRLHLRARVARLGDLAPLVSIVRRIFDLDADPQAIDEALSAHTELAPLVARTPGIRVPGSADPHEMLIRAMVGQQITVVAARTALTALAEALGERTENGLLFPTMTAIAAHGAEVLRGPAARIRAITGAAAALADGSLTLTVGDDGVDQRAALLAMPGIGPWTADYVRMRVLGDPDVLLPGDVALRAGAAASGLPGEPRALTAWAERTAPWRSYLSAHLWRAAPVRPVGPRRASAAARPTPAEDTTTKETS, encoded by the coding sequence ATGAGCTTCCCCCTGACCGACTTCGACGAGCGCTACCGCGCGATCAGCGCGCGCGACACCCGCTTCGACGGGCAGTTCGTGACCGCCGTCCGCTCGACCGGGATCTACTGTCGTCCGAGCTGCCCCGCCCGCACGCCCAAGCCGCAGAACGTCACCTTCTATCCGACGAGCGCCGCGGCTCACGAGGCCGGGTATCGGGCGTGCAAGCGATGCCTGCCCGAGGCGGCGCCCGGTTCTCCCGCGTGGGACATCCGCGGTGACACCGCCGCGCGGGCGATGCGCCTGATCTCGGATGGCGTGGTGGAGCGCGAGGGCGTTCCCGGGCTGGCTGCGCGCCTCGGATACTCCAGCCGGCACCTCACGCGGCTGCTGACCACCGAACTCGGCGCCGGGCCGCTCGCACTGGCGCGAGCACACAGGGCGCACACCGCGCGCATGCTCCTCGTCGGCACCGACATGCCGATTTCCGATGTCGCGTTCTCCGCCGGATTCGCCAGCATCCGACAATGCAACGACACGATCCGCGAGGTCTTCGGACTCACCCCGGGCGAGCTCAGGGCCCGACGAAGGCTTCCGGCGTCCGCGGTTCCCGGCGCGATCGACCTCGTGCTGCCCTACCGCGGCCCGCTCGACGCGAGCGGCATCTTCGCCTGGATGGCGGCACGCGCCGTTCCCGGTATCGAGGAGACGACGTCGACGTCGTTCTCCCGGCATCTGCGGATGTCGGGAGGACCCGCATGGTTCGACGTGCGTCAGGACGATGCGTCTCGTCTGCACCTGCGCGCCCGGGTCGCGCGGCTGGGAGACCTGGCCCCGCTCGTGTCGATCGTGCGGCGCATCTTCGACCTCGATGCCGATCCGCAGGCGATCGACGAGGCGCTCTCCGCGCACACCGAACTCGCCCCGCTCGTCGCGCGCACCCCCGGCATCCGGGTGCCGGGTTCGGCCGATCCGCATGAGATGCTCATCCGCGCCATGGTCGGTCAGCAGATCACCGTGGTCGCCGCCCGGACCGCGCTCACAGCGCTCGCCGAGGCGTTGGGGGAGCGCACCGAGAACGGGCTGCTCTTCCCGACGATGACCGCGATCGCCGCCCACGGAGCCGAGGTGCTGCGAGGGCCGGCCGCCCGCATCCGCGCCATCACCGGCGCTGCGGCCGCTCTCGCCGACGGCTCCCTGACGCTCACGGTCGGAGACGACGGTGTCGACCAGCGCGCTGCTCTGCTCGCGATGCCGGGAATCGGACCCTGGACAGCCGACTACGTGCGCATGCGTGTGCTCGGCGATCCCGATGTGCTGCTCCCGGGAGACGTCGCGCTGCGCGCCGGCGCTGCGGCCTCCGGCCTGCCGGGCGAACCACGTGCGCTCACCGCCTGGGCCGAGCGCACCGCCCCCTGGCGGAGCTATCTCAGCGCGCACCTGTGGCGCGCAGCACCTGTACGCCCCGTGGGTCCTCGACGCGCCTCGGCTGCGGCACGTCCCACCCCCGCGGAAGACACGACGACGAAGGAGACCTCATGA
- a CDS encoding methylated-DNA--[protein]-cysteine S-methyltransferase codes for MTALIQTIETPDGAFTILADDRQRVLSSGWTSDVEAILGRLSAAHRPEDLRDGETEAAEAALAYYAGDLSAIDDVAVKQTGTVLQLAGWSALRSIEPGEPLTYTGFATRLDNPRAVRAAASICARNAPALFVPCHRVLRTDGTLGGFAWGIDVKESLLARESRAG; via the coding sequence ATGACCGCCCTCATCCAGACCATCGAGACGCCGGACGGCGCGTTCACGATCCTTGCCGACGACCGGCAGCGCGTACTGTCTTCCGGATGGACCTCAGACGTCGAGGCGATCCTCGGCAGGCTGTCCGCGGCGCACCGACCGGAAGATCTCCGAGACGGTGAGACCGAGGCCGCCGAGGCAGCGCTCGCTTACTACGCCGGCGACCTCTCCGCGATCGACGATGTCGCCGTGAAGCAGACCGGAACAGTCCTCCAACTCGCCGGCTGGTCGGCGCTGCGGTCGATCGAGCCGGGCGAGCCTCTGACGTACACCGGTTTCGCGACGCGGCTCGACAATCCCCGCGCCGTGCGAGCGGCGGCATCCATCTGCGCGCGCAACGCACCGGCGCTGTTCGTCCCGTGCCACAGGGTGTTGCGCACCGACGGCACCCTCGGCGGATTCGCCTGGGGGATCGATGTCAAGGAGAGCCTGCTCGCGCGCGAGAGTCGCGCGGGTTGA
- a CDS encoding membrane dipeptidase has product MTANDALALHRRAVVADAHNDLLCSVASRPADEWSDYFRAQWLPQLHEGGVGLQVLPVFIDDVYRPEGALRRTLRMIEAAHRLAEGNADTVGLCRDGDDIDRVIGEGRIALVLALEGMPGIADDVELLETVHRLGVRIGSVAHFGRSAFADGSGEDAAGSRLTRTGVRALAEMERIGMIFDISHLGAGGVDHVLELATRPVMATHSSARALFDHHRNLTDAQIAGVAESGGVVCVNFFAPYLHESAYTIDTLIDHFERVVSVAGIEHVGMGPDFVREVLEDTTAPCCVQTTIEGVPADRYLPGLEGPAGLPLVTEALMRRGWREEEILAVLGGNLQRFLRSGLGAAALA; this is encoded by the coding sequence GTGACCGCCAACGATGCACTCGCCCTCCACCGCCGCGCCGTCGTCGCCGACGCACACAACGATCTGCTCTGCTCGGTGGCGAGCCGCCCCGCGGACGAGTGGTCGGACTACTTCCGCGCCCAGTGGCTTCCCCAGCTGCACGAAGGCGGTGTCGGGCTGCAGGTGCTGCCCGTGTTCATCGATGACGTGTATCGCCCGGAGGGGGCGCTGCGTCGCACCCTCCGCATGATCGAGGCCGCGCATCGGCTGGCGGAGGGCAACGCAGACACCGTCGGTCTGTGCCGGGATGGCGACGACATCGATCGGGTGATCGGCGAGGGCCGCATCGCGCTGGTGCTCGCCCTGGAGGGGATGCCCGGCATCGCCGACGACGTCGAGCTCCTCGAGACCGTGCATCGCCTCGGGGTGCGGATCGGCTCGGTGGCGCACTTCGGGCGCAGCGCGTTCGCCGACGGCAGCGGCGAAGACGCCGCAGGCAGCAGGCTGACGCGGACCGGGGTCCGAGCGCTCGCCGAGATGGAGCGCATCGGCATGATCTTCGACATCAGCCACCTCGGAGCGGGCGGGGTCGACCACGTGCTCGAGCTCGCCACGCGCCCGGTCATGGCCACGCATTCCTCGGCCCGTGCGCTGTTCGACCACCACCGCAACCTCACCGATGCCCAGATCGCCGGGGTCGCCGAGAGCGGGGGAGTCGTGTGCGTCAACTTCTTCGCTCCGTACCTGCATGAGAGCGCGTACACGATCGACACACTGATCGACCACTTCGAACGCGTGGTGTCGGTCGCCGGAATCGAACACGTCGGGATGGGGCCGGACTTCGTCCGCGAAGTGCTGGAAGACACCACGGCACCGTGCTGCGTGCAGACGACGATCGAGGGCGTGCCGGCCGATCGGTACCTGCCGGGCCTCGAGGGCCCGGCAGGTCTCCCGCTCGTGACCGAGGCGCTGATGCGTCGTGGCTGGCGGGAAGAGGAGATCCTCGCCGTCCTCGGCGGCAACCTGCAGCGGTTCCTCCGATCCGGGCTCGGAGCCGCAGCCCTCGCCTGA
- a CDS encoding ABC transporter ATP-binding protein, producing MSSSPSVQNPSPSSTLSTPAALWRLKPFVKPVIWRLAGGAASALIAAVIALMIPIVLEQIISGPVRSGEISAIVWGAVAVFALALGEALMVWLRRQFVLNPSTEVEYKMRTELYSRLQTLPVSFHDRWGSGQLLSRMMQDIGLIRRWLAFGLVLLVVNILTIIIGSVLLFRWHWLLGTIFLVTAIPLWIRGYLFEKRYGALTRRSQDQAGDLATSVEESVHGIRVLKAFGRGKHALSRFSRQAETLRETEMSKAGAIASIWFWLDLMPQIAFGLSLMSGIWLISVGQIDEAQLFAFFAMAVVLRWPIESIGFLFSFMLDARTATDRVFDIFSETNTITDPENPVHIENPRGELAFQNAHFRYQDAGAHERDLLDGIDLVLRPGETMALVGLTGSGKTTLTTLPTRLYDVTGGKVTLDGVDVRDLPLAELRQHIAMAFEDATLFSATVRENVLLGRAELDVHSDEGERVLREALDVAQASFVDALPDGVETVIGEEGLSLSGGQRQRLALARAVAAKPKVLVLDDPLSALDVDTEALVEEALRHVLADTTAMIVAHRPSTVALADRVALLEAGRVTAVGTHSELLKSSRHYRHVISSLEAEEAARTGAIPVIRDEQAEIDEEVREGLGMQAADEDPITEKEVQR from the coding sequence ATGTCTTCCTCGCCTTCCGTGCAGAATCCCTCGCCTTCATCGACCCTTTCCACTCCGGCCGCACTGTGGCGCCTGAAGCCCTTCGTGAAGCCCGTCATCTGGCGGCTCGCCGGCGGTGCCGCCAGCGCGCTCATCGCCGCCGTCATCGCCCTGATGATCCCGATCGTGCTCGAGCAGATCATCAGCGGACCCGTTCGCTCCGGTGAGATCAGCGCCATCGTCTGGGGTGCCGTCGCCGTCTTCGCTCTCGCCCTCGGCGAGGCCCTGATGGTGTGGCTGCGACGCCAGTTCGTGCTCAACCCCTCGACCGAGGTCGAGTACAAGATGCGCACCGAGCTCTACTCGCGCCTGCAGACCCTTCCGGTGTCGTTCCACGACCGGTGGGGCTCCGGACAGCTGCTCAGCCGCATGATGCAGGACATCGGCCTCATCCGCCGCTGGCTCGCGTTCGGCCTCGTGCTGCTGGTCGTCAACATCCTCACGATCATCATCGGCTCCGTGCTGCTGTTCCGCTGGCACTGGCTGCTGGGCACGATCTTCCTGGTGACCGCGATCCCGCTGTGGATCCGCGGTTACCTGTTCGAGAAGCGCTACGGCGCGCTCACCCGTCGCAGCCAGGACCAGGCCGGCGACCTCGCCACGAGTGTCGAGGAGAGCGTGCACGGCATCCGCGTGCTCAAGGCGTTCGGTCGTGGCAAGCACGCTCTCAGCCGCTTCAGCCGCCAGGCCGAGACGCTGCGCGAGACCGAGATGAGCAAGGCCGGCGCGATCGCGTCGATCTGGTTCTGGCTCGACCTCATGCCGCAGATCGCCTTCGGTCTCAGCCTGATGTCCGGCATCTGGCTGATCTCCGTGGGGCAGATCGACGAGGCACAGCTGTTCGCCTTCTTCGCGATGGCGGTCGTGCTGCGGTGGCCCATCGAGTCGATCGGCTTCCTGTTCTCGTTCATGCTGGATGCGCGCACGGCGACCGACCGCGTGTTCGACATCTTCTCGGAGACCAACACCATCACCGACCCGGAGAACCCGGTGCACATCGAGAACCCGCGTGGGGAGCTCGCGTTCCAGAACGCGCACTTCCGCTATCAGGACGCCGGTGCCCACGAGCGGGATCTGCTCGACGGTATCGACCTGGTGCTGCGCCCGGGTGAGACCATGGCGCTGGTGGGCCTGACCGGCAGCGGCAAGACCACTCTCACCACGCTGCCCACGCGTCTGTACGACGTGACGGGCGGCAAGGTGACGCTCGACGGTGTCGATGTGCGGGATCTCCCTCTCGCCGAGCTCCGTCAGCACATCGCCATGGCGTTCGAGGACGCGACACTGTTCTCGGCGACGGTCCGTGAGAACGTGCTGCTCGGACGTGCCGAACTCGATGTGCACAGCGACGAAGGCGAGCGCGTGCTCCGCGAGGCCCTCGACGTCGCCCAGGCGTCGTTCGTCGACGCGCTGCCCGACGGCGTCGAGACGGTGATCGGTGAAGAGGGGCTCAGCCTCTCCGGCGGCCAGCGTCAGCGGCTCGCCCTCGCCCGTGCGGTCGCGGCGAAGCCGAAGGTGCTCGTGCTCGACGACCCGCTGTCGGCTCTCGATGTCGACACCGAGGCCCTCGTGGAGGAGGCCCTGCGACACGTGCTCGCCGACACCACGGCCATGATCGTGGCGCACCGGCCCTCGACCGTCGCCCTCGCCGACCGCGTCGCCCTGCTCGAGGCGGGTCGTGTGACGGCGGTGGGGACGCACTCCGAGCTGCTCAAGTCGAGCCGGCACTACCGCCACGTCATCTCGAGCCTGGAGGCCGAGGAAGCGGCGCGCACCGGCGCGATCCCCGTGATCCGCGATGAGCAGGCCGAGATCGACGAAGAGGTCCGCGAGGGCCTCGGGATGCAGGCCGCCGACGAAGACCCGATCACCGAGAAGGAGGTGCAGCGATGA